A single Aspergillus puulaauensis MK2 DNA, chromosome 7, nearly complete sequence DNA region contains:
- a CDS encoding putative MFS monosaccharide transporter (COG:G;~EggNog:ENOG410PGBC;~InterPro:IPR011701,IPR036259;~PFAM:PF07690;~TransMembrane:19 (o6-29i41-61o90-110i122-141o171-189i201-222o249-274i376-395o415-433i440-461o467-486i507-524o544-565i586-606o635-655i662-680o686-709i721-740o752-771i);~go_function: GO:0022857 - transmembrane transporter activity [Evidence IEA];~go_process: GO:0055085 - transmembrane transport [Evidence IEA]): MEDRRPEVLVVSIVFFVLASIFVALRFVSRIWIVRRVTLHDYLMLLAWVIDFGFSFALFYATGKGLGLHDSDIPLDQRSSLSRANYAFTVLYNPALMAVKSSILVFYLTLTQGEKIFRYANYATLLVVNVAGLALTFVNIFQCRPVSAGFAAELPVDAHCTDILTLYLSSSPVNIITDLAILVLPNPILTHMRLPLKQKIILVITFSFGFFVAVVDVIRIAYLQEATTSRELALRQIHLQNYGGGDFSWYASLSFMWSVVEVNVSVMCACVPSLKPLVARVVPKLIRDSEGSTQTSPSDPQMQAPPPMLTAEAVLNDSVNIMTLPEMSTVPTALTDAEANTTTLTSTSDPRSMTFFDFVNMRKPANMLALSTKESIAPIAITTVLFFLWGFSYGLLDILNEQFQEIVRLDAWRSLGLHCTYFGGYLVAPALIGRTVLKRWGFKSTFITGLCFYACGSLIFWPSAVLTSYSAFLVSNFITGCGLAILETAANPFIALCGPLENSEIRLNISQGVQAIGSVLSPLLAKRVLFRSVTDVSALVDVQWTYLGIALFDVLLALAFYYLPIPEASDEDLEELANRRREDNRAAPFGIPIVWMTLGLGVWSQFCYTAGQEVFSTSFESLIQKAYPERPLSEFTYLTIGRSIFAVGRFLAAFLQYFLKPRWILLLSYIGLIVFAALSMTTTGPAAVAMGMMIFLFESGTFSIIFAIALRGTGRHTKTAASLLTIAISGGAFLPFARYAAEVAKNNVPESYSVLVALFAAGAIFPIYLNLVPAAKKQVDPVPNEHLRHTRRRRRRRRDADPNTNTNAPPREKANPSQGGVYSRRRSVLDDPDQFPSVDFSGPNSASSVSRLDSVPERDVHADVDTHADAGMNVDVHHSQAKGISSSSEQSPI; the protein is encoded by the exons ATGGAGGACCGCAGACCCGaggtcctcgtcgtctccatcgtcttcttcgtcctcgccaGCATCTTCGTCGCTCTCCGCTTCGTCTCGCGAATATGGATTGTCCGGAGGGTCACATTGCACGACTATTTGATGCTTCTGGCCTGG GTCATTGACTTTGGATTTTCTTTCGCTCTATTTTATGCCACCGGGAAAGGCCTTGGTCTCCACGACTCCGATATCCCTCTCGACCAGCGATCTAGCCTCAGCCGCGCTAACTATGCCTTTACCGTCCTTTAT AATCCGGCCTTGATGGCCGTTAAGTCCTCTATCCTCGTCTTCtacctcaccctcacccaaGGCGAAAAAATCTTCCGCTACGCAAACTATGCTACTCTGCTCGTTGTCAATGTCGCCGGTCTGGCCCTGACCTTCGTCAACATCTTCCAATGCCGACCCGTCTCAGCCGGGTTCGCCGCCGAGCTTCCCGTCGACGCGCATTGCACCGATATCCTGACCTTATACCTCTCCTCGTCCCCAGTTAATATCATTACCGATCTGGCGATCCTGGTTCTTCCGAACCCCATCCTGACGCATATGCGGCTTCCGCTCAAGCAGAAGATTATCCTAGTTATTACATTCAGTTTTGGTTTCTTCGTCGCTGTGGTGGATGTCATTCGCATTGCATACCTGCAGGAAGCTACTACCTCCCGGGAGCTTGCGCTTCGCCAGATTCACCTCCAAAACTATGGAGGGGGCGACTTCTCTT GGTATGCGTCGCTTTCCTTCATGTGGTCCGTTGTGGAAGTCAACGTCTCGGTTATGTGCGCCTGCGTCCCTAGTTTAAAACCACTGGTCGCCAGGGTGGTTCCCAAATTGATCCGCGACTCGGAGGGAAGCACACAAACGAGCCCGTCCGACCCTCAGATGCAGGCACCTCCTCCGATGCTAACAGCTGAAGCTGTTCTTAATGACTCGGTGAACATTATGACTCTTCCGGAAATGTCAACTGTCCCTACTGCGCTTACCGATGCGGAGGCCAACACAACTACTCTTACGAGCACCTCCGATCCGCGCAGTATGACGTTCTTTGATTTCGTCAATATGAGAAAACCTGCGAATATGTTAGCGTTGAGCACCAAGGAGTCAATAGCGCCTATTGCCATCACAACTGTTCTGTTTTTCCTCTGGGGCTTTTCGTACGGTCTCCTGGATATCCTCAATGAGCAGTTCCAGGAGATTGTGCGTCTGGACGCCTGGCGTTCTCTCGGGCTTCACTGCACTTACTTTGGGGGATATCTGGTCGCTCCAGCGCTGATTGGGCGCACTGTACTCAAACGTTGGGGATTCAAGTCCACCTTCATTACGGGCCTATGCTTTTACGCCTGTGGGTCGCTTATATTCTGGCCGTCCGCCGTGTTGACATCGTATTCGGCATTCCTTGTGTCCAATTTCATCACCGGATGCGGCCTTGCCATACTCGAGACAGCAGCAAATCCGTTCATTGCGCTTTGTGGTCCGTTAGAGAACTCGGAAATTCGATTAAATATATCCCAGGGAGTTCAGGCTATCGGAAGTGTGCTATCCCCGCTGCTCGCCAAAAGAGTCCTATTCCGCAGTGTGACCGATGTTTCTGCATTGGTCGACGTGCAGTGGACGTACCTCGGAATCGCATTATTTGATGTACTTCTAGCTTTGGCCTTTTACTATCTACCAATCCCCGAGGCGTCGGAtgaggacttggaggaatTGGCCAACCGTCGACGGGAGGACAACCGGGCTGCCCCGTTTGGGATCCCAATCGTCTGGATGACACTTGGTCTAGGCGTGTGGTCCCAGTTCTGCTACACGGCCGGCCAAGAGGTCTTCTCTACGAGCTTCGAGTCTCTAATCCAAAAAGCTTATCCCGAGCGGCCCCTGAGCGAATTCACATACCTAACGATCGGCCGCTCTATCTTTGCCGTCGGCCgcttcctcgccgccttcCTCCAATACTTCCTCAAACCTCGCTGGATCCTCCTCCTTTCCTACATTGGCCTGATCGTCTTCGCCGCCCTAAGCATGACAACCACTGGCCCCGCTGCCGTCGCCATGGGCATGAtgatcttcctcttcgaaaGCGGCACATTCAGCATAATATTCGCCATCGCCCTCCGCGGCACAGGCCGGCACACCAAAACCGCCGCATCTCTCCTCACAATCGCCATCAGCGGCGGCGCCTTTCTCCCATTCGCACGATACGCCGCCGAAGTCGCAAAAAATAACGTCCCAGAATCCTACAGCGTTCTGGTTGCTCTTTTCGCTGCCGGCGCTATATTCCCTATATACCTGAACCTCGTCCCCGCGGCAAAGAAACAGGTCGACCCTGTCCCCAACGAACATCTGCGCCATacccgccgccgtcgccgccggAGACGCGACGCAGATccaaacacaaacacaaacGCGCCCCCCCGCGAAAAGGCCAACCCGTCCCAGGGCGGCGTGTATTCGCGACGACGAAGCGTCCTCGATGATCCCGATCAGTTTCCAAGCGTCGACTTCTCGGGTCCGAACTCGGCGTCCTCGGTCTCGAGATTGGACTCGGTTCCGGAGCGGGATGTGCATGCGGATGTGGACACACACGCGGACGCAGGCATGAATGTAGATGTGCACCACTCGCAGGCGAAGGGTATATCCTCCAGTAGCGAGCAATCACCTATATAG
- a CDS encoding RlpA-like double-psi beta-barrel domain-containing protein (COG:S;~EggNog:ENOG410PS83;~InterPro:IPR036908;~SECRETED:SignalP(1-26)), producing the protein MAPLAKSLAVAVTAFAALGAAAPGHAHMHKHKRDEVTVWNTVTTVVWTTVDVTTTVTNGQSVPTTRIEQTVNEATAPAPKLEEPTSTSTSTSTTTAQLTSSTTEAAAPSVENTVQVPTVSIPTQEPAPEPTQEPEPEPTTTQQAPPVQTSTVEPQPEPTQSSGGGGGSSGGPCSSGSPCTGQVTFYDVATSRSAPSSCGEVNDGSTDKVLALPVGIMQDSDCGRTVTIKYKGKTSTAKVVDKCMGCDDSSIDLSRASFLDLASESEGRLFGVEWFMQ; encoded by the coding sequence ATGGCCCCCCTCGCTAAGTCCCTTGCTGTCGCCGTCACGGCCTTCGCCGCTCTAGGCGCTGCCGCTCCTGGCCACGCCCACATGCACAAACACAAGCGCGACGAAGTTACCGTCTGGAACACTGTCACCACCGTCGTTTGGACCACCGTTGATGTCACAACCACCGTCACCAATGGCCAGAGCGTTCCTACCACCCGCATTGAGCAGACTGTCAATGAGGCTACTGCCCCTGCCCCCAAGCTTGAGGAACCTActtccaccagcaccagcaccagcaccaccaccgctcAGCTTACCTCTTCTACCACTGAAGCTGCCGCGCCTTCTGTCGAGAACACCGTGCAGGTCCCCACTGTTTCCATTCCTACCCAGGAACCGGCTCCCGAGCCTACTCAGGAGCCCGAGCCTGAGCCCACCACCACTCAGCAGGCTCCTCCTGTCCAGACGTCAACCGTCGAGCCCCAGCCTGAACCTACCCAGAGCTCTGGAGGCGGTGGCGGCAGCTCTGGAGGCCCTTGCTCTTCCGGCTCCCCCTGCACTGGTCAGGTTACCTTCTATGATGTTGCTACCTCCCGGAGTGCTCCCAGCAGCTGCGGTGAGGTGAACGACGGTAGCACCGACAAGGTCCTTGCTCTTCCGGTTGGAATCATGCAAGACAGCGACTGCGGAAGGACCGTTACCATCAAGTACAAGGGCAAGACTTCCACCGCCAAGGTTGTCGACAAGTGCATGGGCTGCGATGACAGCTCGATCGACCTGTCGCGTGCTTCCTTCCTTGACCTCGCCAGCGAGTCTGAGGGCAGACTTTTCGGTGTTGAATGGTTTATGCAGTAA
- the RNR1 gene encoding ribonucleotide-diphosphate reductase subunit RNR1 (COG:F;~EggNog:ENOG410PGH5;~InterPro:IPR013509,IPR000788,IPR005144,IPR039718, IPR013346,IPR008926;~PFAM:PF03477,PF02867,PF00317;~go_function: GO:0004748 - ribonucleoside-diphosphate reductase activity, thioredoxin disulfide as acceptor [Evidence IEA];~go_function: GO:0005524 - ATP binding [Evidence IEA];~go_process: GO:0006260 - DNA replication [Evidence IEA];~go_process: GO:0055114 - oxidation-reduction process [Evidence IEA]), whose product MFVYKRDGRKERVQFDKITARVSRLCYGLDPEHVDAAAITQKVISGVYQGVNTVELDNLAAETAAYMTVTHPDYAILAARIAVSNLHKQTKKQFSLVISDLYHYVNPKNKVPAPMISQETYETIMKHADELNSAIVYDRDFNYNFFGFKTLERSYLLRLDGKVAERPQHLLMRVAVGIHGNDIERAIETYNLMSQKYFTHASPTLFNAGTPQPQLASCFLVDMKEDSIDGIYDTLKTCAMISKTAGGIGLNVHRIRATGSYIGGTNGSSNGIVPMLRVFNNTARYVDQGGNKRPGAFAIYLEPWHADVFEFLDLRKNHGKEEVRARDLFYALWTPDLFMKRVEENGDWTLFCPNEAPGLADVYGEEFEALYEQYEKEGRGRRTIKAQKLWYAVLESQTETGNPFMLYKDACNKKSNQKNLGTIRSSNLCTEIIEYSAPDEVAVCNLASLALPTFVDAARGEYDFGKLHEVVQVLVRNLNKIIDINYYPVPEAKKSNFRHRPIALGVNGLADAFLALRLPFDSAEAKQLNIQIFETIYHGALTASSDLAKENGTYETYEGSPVSQGILQYDMWDRTPTDLWDWDSLKGKIAQNGVRNSLLVAPMPTASTSQILGFNECFEPYTSNIYSRRVLAGEFQVVNPWLLKDLVDLGLWSDNMKNRIIADGGSVQNVPNIPDDIKSLYKTVWEISQRRILEMAADRGAYIDQSQSLNIHLKEPTMGKITSMHFAGWKMGLKTGMYYLRTMAASAPIQFTVDQEQLKVEDKNVARSSKKRVGGAAAATTYSAVPRDPAAQVNGHSEEPTNGVPLEAETNGEAENSEEEKKEEDGEPTEADIYSQQVLQCSIENKEACIMCQG is encoded by the exons ATGTTTGTCTACAAGAGAG ATGGACGCAAAGAACGCGTCCAATTCGACAAGATCACGGCTCGTGTCTCAAGACTGTGCTATGGCCTTGACCCCGAGCacgttgatgctgctgctatCACCCAGAAGGTCATTTCTGGTGTCTACCAGGGTGTGAACACAGTTGAACTTGACAACCTG GCCGCTGAGACCGCGGCATACATGACTGTTACTCACCCCGACTATGCCATCCTCGCTGCCCGTATTGCTGTTTCCAACCTCCACAAGCAAACCAAGAAACAATTTTCCCTCGTCATCTCAGATCTCTATCATTATGTGAATCCGAAAAATAAGGTACCAGCGCCTATGATATCACAAGAAACGTACGAAACTATAATGAAACATGCCGACGAGCTCAATTCTGCCATCGTATACGACCGTGACTTCAACTATAACTTCTTCGGTTTCAAGACTCTTGAACGATCATATCTGCTGCGGCTCGATGGAAAGGTTGCCGAACGTCCTCAGCACTTGCTGATGCgtgttgctgttggtatTCACGGCAACGACATTGAGAGGGCTATTGAGACCTACAACTTGATGTCCCAGAAGTACTTTACACATGCTTCCCCGACTCTGTTCAACGCTGGCACTCCCCAGCCTCAGCTGGCTTCCTGCTTCTTGGTTGATATGAAGGAGGACAGCATTGACGGTATTTACGACACACTGAAGACATGTGCCATGATCTCTAAGACTGCTGGTGGTATCGGTCTGAACGTTCACCGCATTCGGGCCACAGGCTCATACATTGGTGGTACCAATGGATCGTCTAACGGCATCGTTCCCATGCTCCGTGTGTTTAACAACACAGCTAGATACGTTGACCAGGGTGGAAACAAGCGTCCTGGTGCTTTCGCTATCTACCTGGAGCCATGGCACGCCGATGTCTTTGAGTTCTTGGACCTTCGCAAGAACCACGGAAAGGAGGAAGTGAGAGCTCGTGATCTGTTCTACGCCCTTTGGACCCCCGATCTGTTCATGAAGCGTGTTGAGGAAAATGGTGACTGGACCCTTTTCTGCCCCAACGAGGCTCCTGGCCTCGCAGATGTCTACGGAGAGGAGTTTGAAGCTCTTTACGAGCAGTATGAAAAGGAGGGCCGTGGTCGCCGAACCATTAAGGCTCAGAAGCTCTGGTACGCCGTCTTGGAGTCGCAGACCGAGACCGGCAACCCCTTCATGCTCTACAAGGATGCCTGCAACAAGAAGAGCAACCAGAAGAACCTGGGAACCATCCGCAGCTCCAACCTTTGCACTGAGATCATTGAGTACAGTGCTCCTGATGAGGTTGCTGTTTGTAACTTGGCTTCTCTTGCCCTCCCTACCTTTGTCGATGCTGCCCGTGGCGAATATGACTTTGGCAAGCTGCACGAAGTCGTCCAGGTCTTGGTTCGCAACctgaacaagatcatcgACATCAACTACTACCCAGTCCCTGAGGCCAAGAAGAGTAACTTCCGTCACCGTCCAATTGCTCTTGGTGTCAACGGTCTGGCTGATGCATTCCTTGCCCTGCGTCTGCCCTTTGACTCGGCTGAAGCCAAGCAGTTGaacatccagatcttcgAGACTATCTACCACGGTGCTCTCACAGCCTCTTCCGACCTGGCCAAGGAGAATGGAACATATGAGACTTACGAAGGCTCGCCTGTCTCCCAGGGTATCCTACAGTACGACATGTGGGACCGCACACCCACTGATCTTTGGGACTGGGATTCCCTCAAGGGCAAGATTGCGCAGAATGGTGTTCGCAACAGTCTTTTGGTTGCTCCGATGCCCACTGCCAGTACTAGTCAGATCCTGGGTTTTAACGAGTGCTTCGAGCCTTACACCTCGAACATTTACTCTCGCCGTGTTCTTGCGGGTGAGTTCCAGGTTGTCAACCCTTGGTTGCTCAAGGATCTTGTCGACCTTGGTCTCTGGTCCGACAACATGAAGAACCGTATCATTGCCGATGGCGGTTCCGTGCAGAACGTCCCCAACATCCCTGATGACATCAAGTCCCTCTACAAGACCGTGTGGGAGATTTCCCAGCGCCGAATTCTGGAGATGGCCGCCGACCGTGGTGCGTACATTGATCAGTCCCAGTCTCTCAACATCCACTTGAAGGAGCCCACCATGGGCAAGATCACTAGCATGCACTTTGCTGGCTGGAAGATGGGTCTGAAGACCGGCATGTACTACCTCCGTACGATGGCTGCCTCTGCTCCTATCCAGTTCACTGTCGACCAGGAGCAGCTGAAGGTTGAGGACAAGAATGTCGCTCGCAGTAGCAAGAAGAGGGTCGGTGGAGCTGCGGCAGCGACTACCTACTCCGCGGTGCCCCGTGACCCCGCCGCGCAGGTGAATGGACACAGCGAGGAACCCACCAACGGCGTGCCTCTAGAGGCCGAGACTAACGGTGAGGCGGAAAATtctgaagaggaaaagaaggaggaggatggcgagcCCACTGAGGCAGACATCTACTCGCAACAAGTTCTTCAATGCAGCATTGAGAACAAGGAGGCTTGCATTATGTGCCAGGGCTGA